Below is a genomic region from Delftia tsuruhatensis.
CCGGATACGCGGCTCCGACAATGGTGGGCGAGGCGATCGAGCCGATGCGGGCCATTGCCGAGGCCGCCCCCATGCCGGTGGCCCGGATCGATGTGGGGTAGATCTCGGCCGTATAGGTGTACTGGCCCGCAACGACGCCATTGATGCCGAAGGACAGCAGCATGCTGCAGGCGACGATCTGCGTGTCGCCCGCCGCAAAAGCCAGGCCCAGCGCGGCCAGGCACGACACCAGCATGTACGCCAGGATGGTGTATTTGCGACCTATCCTGTCGTTCAGATAGGCAGCCGTGTAGTAGCCGGGAATCTGCGCCAGGTAAATCAGGATCGTGAACGAAAAGCTCTTGGTCACGGTAAAGCCCTTGGCGACCAGCAGGCTGGGAATCCAGACCAGGAAGGCGTAGTAGCAAAAGATGACGGCCATCCAGAACACCCAGACCACGAGGGTGGTGCCGAGATACCGTGGCTTCAGCAGCTGCGCCAGCTGACCCAGGAAACTGCGTCGCGCATTGGCAGGGTCCGGCACCACCGGGTGGGGGAGTTTCCTGGGCTCGGCCAATGGCTGGCCGGTCGATGCCCTGACCTGGGCCTCGATGGCATCGCACACCTGTCCCGCCTCGGCAACACGCCCCACCTGCTCCAGCCAGCGTGGCGACTCCAGCAGTGAGCGCCTCATCCACAGCAGGAAAAAAACCGGCAATGCCGCGATGACCATGAGATAGCGCCAGCCATCGGGGCCTGTCGGCACGACGAGGTAACCGAGCACGGCGGAAAGCACGAAGCCGAAGGAAAAGAAGCCGGCCAACGCCCCCGTGAAGCGCCCGCGATAGCGGCTGCCGACGAATTCGGCCAGGTAGGGCGCGACAATCGCACCCTCGGCCCCCATGCCTGCGCCGGCGGTCATGCGCAGGATGTAGAACTCGTGGAAATTCGTCGCAAAGGCATTGATGAAGGTGGCGACGCAAAACAGCACCAGCGCCCACATCATCACCACCTTGCGGCCGAAGCGGTCACCCAGCAGCCCCGACAGCAGCGCCCCCACCAGGAAACCGACATAGGTGCTGCTGGCGATCCAGCCGGCCTGCGCGCCGGTCAGCCCCCATTGCTCACGCAGGGAGGGCAGTATGAAGGCGATGATTCCGGCATCCAGCGCCTCGAAGGCCAGCCCCAGGCCACCGATGACAAGCAGTGTGAAGTGAAACCGGCTGAATGGCAGCCGCTCCAGGCGTTCCGAGACGGTGTACATGGATTCCTCCCAGGGACGATGAATTGAACGCCGCTCAGAGGCCGTTCTTGTGGATGACGCCGTCCTGCATGACCAGCTTGATCGCCGTGTCGTGCCGGGTCAACAGGGCAATGTCGTCGAGCGGATTGCCGTCGACCAGCAGCAGGTCGGCCCAGGCGTTCTCAACGACCTCACCCAGCAGGCCTGCGTGATTCAGGATCTCGGCACCGATCAGCGTCGCCTGCTGGAGGGTCTTGGCATTGCCCAGCACCCTGGCGCGCAAGAGCAGTTCGTCCGACTGCATGTGGTGCGTCTCGCCCAGCAGGTCGGTGCCATAGCCCATCTTCACGCCGGCCTCGTCCAGCACCTTCAGGGCCTGCAGGCCATGCTTGCGCACCTGCGCGATCTTGCGCACGGACTCGGGCGGCAGCCCGTACCTGGGGCCGTCGTTGGCCAGGCCTTCGTAGGTGATGAGCGTGGGCACCATGAAGGCGCCCTTTTCCCTCATCAACCGTGCGGACGACTCGTCCACCAGGTTGCCGTGCTCGATCGTGCGCACACCGCAGTGCACGGCCCGCGCAATGGCCTTGGGCGTGTAGGCATGGGCCATGACATAGGTGTTGGCGTTGTCCGCTTCCTCCACGATGGCGCGCAGCTCGGCCTCGGAGAAACCCAGATGGACGATGGGATCGTTGGGCGAGGCCACGCCGCCGGAGGCCATGACCTTGATCTGAGACGCGCCTTTCAGGATTTCCTCGCGCACCGCCTTGCGGCAGTCGTCCACGCCATCCACCACGCGTGCGATGTTGCCGAGCTTGTAGGCACAGGCGCAGGGGTCTTCCAGCGTGTCGTTGCGGCCGCGGAAATCCCCATGTCCCCCGGTCTGGGACAAGGCCTTGCCGGCACAGAACAGGCGCGGCCCGACCAACTGCCGCGTCTTCACCGCCTCGGCCAGGGCCCAGTCGGCGCCGCCGGCATCGCGCACCGAGGTAAAGCCACGGTCCAGCATGCCCTTCATGATCGGCACGGCGCGCAGCAGCGCCAGTGCGTTGGGCATGCGGGCGACCGCGCCCAGATCGAAGGACGAGGCCATGACGTGCACGTGGCAGTCGATCAGGCCGGGCATCAGGGTCATGCCCCTGGCGTCGATCTCCAGCGCGCCTTCGCAGGACAGGTCGGCGCCACCGATTTTCTCGATGACGCCCGCCTGAATCAGGACAGCCTGCGTAGAATCCAGCCGGAGATTTCGAGTATCCAAAATCCGGGCATTTCGAATAATGATCGATTGCATCTTTTTATCCATAGTTGCCTCCATGGCAGCAAATCTAGCGAGATGCACTACGTCATGCTTGGTGTTTCAGGCCAACATCCTTCCCATCTACTTCTACCCCCATGAGCCATACTCATACGTACCATGCGAAGACGTTGCCCCACCATCTCGGAACTGAACGCTTTCATCGTTTCGGCGCGGCAACTGTCGTTCTCCAAAGCGGCAAAAGAGTTGTTCGTGACGCAAAGTGCAATCAGCAGGCATATCGCCGAGCTGGAAACCTACCTGGGGCACCCGCTTTTCATCCGATCGCGCAACGGCCTGGCATTGACCCAGATCGGTGAACATTTTCTCAAGCAGGTGCGGCCTGCCCTGCATGCGCTGGAAAGCGCCACGACACAGGTGATGTCCACCGCCAGGCACACGCACCTGCTCAACCTGTCCGTGGCCCCCACCTTCGCTGCCAACTGGCTGCTCAGCCGGCTGGCGGCGTTCAGGTTGCTCAATCCGGACATCTCCATCAACTTCGTGCGCTATCACACGATAGACGCCATGGAAGCCGGCCCGGACCATGACGCCTCCATCCAGTACGGCTACGGAGACTGGGCCATTGCAGAGGCCACCTATCTTATTGGCAAGGAAACCAGTGTCGTATGCTCGCCTGAATACAGGAATCGCCTGGCGGTCAAGCATTTTCCGGATCTGAAACGATGCACGCTGCTACAGCACAATGAAATCCCATCGGCCTGGGAGGACTGGTTTATCAACTATGCAGGCGAATACAAAGATGCCCGTATCGGGCCTGCCTTCAACCTTTTCACCCTGATCATTCAGGCAGCCGTTTCCGGTTTTGGTATTGCACTGGTCCCGTCCTGTCTGGTACAGGATAAATTGATGAGTGGGCAATTGATAGAGCCTTTCGAGCAGCGCTTCGAAAGTCCTCTCGGCTACTATCTTTGTGCACCCAACCATCGCAGCAATATGGACAGCTACCGGCGATTTGGCGAGTGGCTGCACCATGAGTGCTGCCACATCCCCTCGG
It encodes:
- a CDS encoding MFS transporter, whose product is MYTVSERLERLPFSRFHFTLLVIGGLGLAFEALDAGIIAFILPSLREQWGLTGAQAGWIASSTYVGFLVGALLSGLLGDRFGRKVVMMWALVLFCVATFINAFATNFHEFYILRMTAGAGMGAEGAIVAPYLAEFVGSRYRGRFTGALAGFFSFGFVLSAVLGYLVVPTGPDGWRYLMVIAALPVFFLLWMRRSLLESPRWLEQVGRVAEAGQVCDAIEAQVRASTGQPLAEPRKLPHPVVPDPANARRSFLGQLAQLLKPRYLGTTLVVWVFWMAVIFCYYAFLVWIPSLLVAKGFTVTKSFSFTILIYLAQIPGYYTAAYLNDRIGRKYTILAYMLVSCLAALGLAFAAGDTQIVACSMLLSFGINGVVAGQYTYTAEIYPTSIRATGMGAASAMARIGSIASPTIVGAAYPVLGFGGVFVMITSVLLIGGLGILFFGKDMRGVALEGINE
- a CDS encoding metal-dependent hydrolase family protein, yielding MQSIIIRNARILDTRNLRLDSTQAVLIQAGVIEKIGGADLSCEGALEIDARGMTLMPGLIDCHVHVMASSFDLGAVARMPNALALLRAVPIMKGMLDRGFTSVRDAGGADWALAEAVKTRQLVGPRLFCAGKALSQTGGHGDFRGRNDTLEDPCACAYKLGNIARVVDGVDDCRKAVREEILKGASQIKVMASGGVASPNDPIVHLGFSEAELRAIVEEADNANTYVMAHAYTPKAIARAVHCGVRTIEHGNLVDESSARLMREKGAFMVPTLITYEGLANDGPRYGLPPESVRKIAQVRKHGLQALKVLDEAGVKMGYGTDLLGETHHMQSDELLLRARVLGNAKTLQQATLIGAEILNHAGLLGEVVENAWADLLLVDGNPLDDIALLTRHDTAIKLVMQDGVIHKNGL
- a CDS encoding LysR substrate-binding domain-containing protein, whose protein sequence is MRRRCPTISELNAFIVSARQLSFSKAAKELFVTQSAISRHIAELETYLGHPLFIRSRNGLALTQIGEHFLKQVRPALHALESATTQVMSTARHTHLLNLSVAPTFAANWLLSRLAAFRLLNPDISINFVRYHTIDAMEAGPDHDASIQYGYGDWAIAEATYLIGKETSVVCSPEYRNRLAVKHFPDLKRCTLLQHNEIPSAWEDWFINYAGEYKDARIGPAFNLFTLIIQAAVSGFGIALVPSCLVQDKLMSGQLIEPFEQRFESPLGYYLCAPNHRSNMDSYRRFGEWLHHECCHIPSAQHPTPEEPTQTPQCRYCRQSATITA